From Pseudanabaena sp. FACHB-2040:
AACTACCGTCGAAGCGAAGCCCCGGATTCTCGGTGATGGTGGCATTGGGATACCCCACTAGGGCCATCGCCCGCTTCACGGCATAGGGAGTGCCTGCCGTGCGGTGCAATGCGATCGCCTCCTTGATGAGCGCTCGCCGCTGCGTCTCATTCCCGGCCAGAGTCCACCCGCGGAGGCCGAGCACGTTGAACTGGTCGGCCAGGTCATACAGGGCCTCAGGCGTCACGTTGTCGATGTCGTAGACGGCCAGCACCGAGAGATCTAGCTCTGAGAGCCGGTCCAAAACGGCCTCAAACGCTAGGAAGCGCTCATCCCGAATCGCTAGTGGCAGCAGGCTAGCCGTCATTTGACCCCGCAATGGTGATGGTGACGGCGGTGCAGTTAGCCCACTGGCTGGGAGTAATCACCAGGTCGGTGGCAGGCGTGCTGAGCGTGACCTGATAGACTCCTGCCAGACTCAGTGCAGCGATGATTTGGCTACGGATGATGTCCTGCCCTAGCTTTGCCCGCTTAGCGGTGGCAAAGGCCTGGGCTGCGGCATTGAGTTGAGCCGTGAGCGCGGTTGCATCAGCAGTGCGATACAGGGTGATGCTGGCCGTGATGGTGTAGCCCACAGCCGTTGGAGCCAGGACACTCACCTCGTCTGTCAGCGGCCGAATTGTGTCTCCACTGAGCACCGATTGGACGGCCTGCAAAATCTCTGCGCTAGGTAGTCCTGTGCTGGTGAGCGGGTAGACCTGCACCAGCACAGGGCCGACCCCGCCTCGGTCCTCAGGCCCCAGCACAGCCACATCAACCACCGTTGGGCTAGCTGTGAGCGCCCAATACTTATAGGCCCCCTTTGAGCCAGCTACTGAAAACTGGTTGGGAGCCAGCTTAATGCGGGTACGCAGCCGCTCGTCGGTTTCGATGTCGGTGCCGCCGTTGCTGGTGGTGATGTTGGCTGCTGATACGGTGGCGATCGCATCGAGCATCTCGCTGATTTGGCCAGCGGTGAACCCATTGCCAGCCGTGCCGGTGCTCGCGGCTTGAGCCACAACATTAACGCTGGTCCCATTGGCTGGAATTGTTGCTGCCTCGACGGTGGCAAAGCGCATCTCTGAGCCAGAAACGCCTACCCGCGTGCCCTGCGGAATCAGCAGGGAAGCAGGAGCAGCTGCTCGGCTAAAGCGCAACGTCACCCGGGCAGCTGCTGCAGGCAGTCGAATCACTCCCAGCAGTGCCCCCAGCTGATCAAGCCGGTTGTCCACGGCGTAATTGACCAGGTTTTGCTCAGCTGCGTACTGAATGCCAATGCGGGTTAGGGCCTCGCGGTAGACCAAGCCGTTGAGCAGTAGGCGCTCTGGCTGGCCTGGCAGCAGCGATTTACCCAGCGCCGCCTCAAAGGTTGCTAGGGCCTGGGCTTCAATGGTAGTCGGGTCGCGCTCAATAAAGTTTGGTTCAGCCAATGGCCACCTCCGTCTGCCCTTCTACTGAGCCAATAGTCCACTGGGCGTTGATGGTCAAAGCTGCTTGGTTAGGGCGATACGGATTGACTGAAACAGACTCAAGCTCAACCCTGGGCTCCCAGGTCTCCACGGCCAGCATCGACTCACGGACCACATGGGGCGTGGCCCGAGGTACCGGATAGTCGATGTAGAGCCAGATGTTGCTGGCGAAGTCAGGTCGGTGCGGGTCGCTGCCGTAGGGCGTGGCCAAAATGATTTTGATTGCCTGATCCAGGTCGGTGGCATCTTGCACAATGCCGCTCCTGCCCACAGCAAAGCTCCACCAGACGGCATCGATGCCGTTGGTCGCCAGGGTCGGATCGACCTCGGCTAGCTTTCCCTGCCACCACGCTTCTAGGGCCGCAGTAGTCATCAGTTGCCCCCCAGAGCGGCGTAGACCACCCCAAACATCAAACACAGGACGAAAATATCAAGCATCGCTATTGACCAGAGCTAACGATAGAGTGCCCTGCGTTGTCTGCAGCGCCGATTACGGCCATCTGCTTGCCGTTGATCGCATTGCCGCTGCCACTGATTTTGAGTGTGCCGGTGAGGTCTACATCGCCCTTGATGACTACTTTTCCGGTGAGGATGTGCAGCTGGTTGGCGCTGCTCGCCGGCGGCGGATCAGCTTCGGAGTAACAGCCGCCCAGAATTGCCCCGCCTTCGCCTTTCTCATCAAGCAAGCAGCAGACCAGCTCACCCACTGACGGCATCCAGTAGGCCTGATTTGCCCCAGCGCGGAACTGCAACACGGGCAGCCAGTAGCTCTCCATGCCCAGCTCGGCCACGTTGACTCGCGCCGTACATTTGGCTGAATCTATAGCGCTGATGCGGCCAAAATGAAGGCTCACAACGCCGTTGCTACTGTTGTTCTGTTTGGCTCTGTTGGCTGTCATTTGGTCCTCGGCGCGACAGCCTCAGCGTTCCCAGGCGGGAAACCTGGGGGCATGAATAATCTAGCGATCGCACCCCAAACCCCCGGCCATCTGGTTCCCCAGCAGGCCAGCTCCGACGACCACCTGATTGAGCTTTGGCTGGCGGGCTTCGATTCTCCCAGCACCCGCAAAGCCTATACCAGCGCCATTAATCGGCTGCGGAAGTGGCTTGGCGCTGTGGGCCTGCGCCAGGTCACCGCCTCCGACCTGGTGGACTACCGCGATAGCTTTAAAGCCAGCTGGAGCGACGCTACCCGCAACCAGCACCTGGCGGCCATCAAAAGCCTGTGGAGCTTCGGCTGCGACCTGTGCTACCTGCCCTTCAACGTCCCCCACGCGGTCTACAAGCTCAAAAAGCCGCGCCCGGTTACAGCAGAGCGCATTCTGACCGAGAAGGAAATGCTCAAAGCCATCCAGTTAGAGCCTGACCCAGGAGCCCAAATCTTTCTACGAATTTTGTACGGAACTGGCATCAGAGCCAGCGAGGCTATTAGCCTGCGGTGGTGCGACTTTCAGCGCCGTGGGAATCGAGTTTTTCTGCAGGTTCAAAACGGCAAAGGTGGGCAGTTTCGAGAAATCGGCTGCCCCCCAAAACTGTACCAAGAGCTGATGGCCCGCCAAAGCCCCACGGCAAGCGGTTCTGAGCTGGTTTTTGGGGTGCCCTATATCCACGCCTACAGGTGGGTGAAGCAGGCCCTCACCCGCATCGGCAAACCCGAGGCCTCTCCTCACTGGGCCAGGCACTGTCACGCAGTGGTCAGCCACGAGCACGGAGCAGATTGGCACTCAATCGCCCGCCAGCTGGGCCATAAGCGGGCCTCATTCACGATGGACCGCTATGGCCACTTCACCGGAAAGGCCAGCTCTGACTATATCGACTGCTAAAACCCTGAAAGTCTTGCTATCAGAAGCTTTTAGGCTCTTTAGCCTTGATAAGATAATTACCCTTAATTATCGTTAGTTGTGCCCACGCTTGAAAGCCTTGATCGCCCATGCTACAAAGGCTTCAGCGTTTACAACTTTTGGATTCCTATGAACAAGGGCGAACTCGTAGACAAAGTTTCAGAGAAGGCATCGGTCACGAAGAAGGAGGCCGATGCCATTATCAGCGCGATTATTGACTCCATCGTAGAGGCCGTTGCTGACGGCCAGAAGGTTACCCTGGTAGGCTTTGGTTCCTTCGAGCCGCGCTCTCGGGCCGAGCGAGAGGGCCGCAATCCCAAAACTGGCGACACGATGGTCATCCCAGCCAGCGTAGTACCGGCATTCTCGGCAGGTAAACTGTTCAAAGACCGACTCAAGCCGGAACCCGAGCCGGTGGCCGCCGCTCCAGCCAAGGGCAAAGGCAAAAAGTAGTTTCTCTCGCGTTCTTTCTGCTCTCTATTACCCCGGCCCGTTGGTCGGGGTTTTTTATTGGGCCGGCAGCAGATATTTGCTTAATGCAGCCTCAACCACATCAACCAAAAAGCACCTGTCCTGCTCAGCTCTGTCCTCAATCGCCTCGACCAAGTCGGCATCGAGCTTGAATTTTTTCTCCACCTTGGGCCGATCGCCAATCTGCCGAGCAGGCTTGGCTATGACGTAGTGAGTTATCCGGCCCTGAACGATGGTGCCTGTAACTCGATCCAGCAGCGCTGCTGTCGTGGGCTTCTTTTTAGCTAAGAAATACGCTTTTCCAAACTCATCCAGCATCACCTGGTTGGGATCTTCATCCGGGTGTGCATCAATTCTTCGCTGGCGTTTAGTGGGCACTTTCTGTCTCCTTCAAAAGGGTTCCTATTGACACTTGCCTACAGGGTTCCCGCACTTTTCAATGCAACAGGGGAAATCCCAAAATCCTTCCCTCAAAACCCCCTCTCAGGTTCGTAGGCTTTAGGCTTTGCCCAAAGGAGGAATCCGCGAATCTACTGATATACAACGGTTTTGGCAATTCTGGGCACTCTCTGGGACAGCCGGAGAATAGTTAATATGCAACGCCGAACCAGTCAGAAAACCCAAGGGAAAAAAGCCTCTCAAGCTGTTATTAATAAGGGCTTTAAGCTCTTTTGTCAGCAGCAAACTTTAGCTGCGATCGCAAAGGCAACTGGCTACAGCTCTGAAACTGTCAGCAAGTGGGCCAAAGGCAAATCCCAGACCAACCCCAGCGGCGATAGGAGCGGTCCCTGGAAAGAGCGGCGCATGGAGCTGCTGCTCAAGGCCCAGACCACACCTCCCGCAGCAGCTGCCCTGGCAGTGGCCCCAGCAGCGCCCCGGCAACAGGCCGAGCGGGTTGTGCTGGAGGTGGCCAGCGAGGTGGCCAGCAGCAATGTGGTGGACTTTGGGGCTAGGCGCGATCGCAAATC
This genomic window contains:
- a CDS encoding phage tail protein; amino-acid sequence: MTASLLPLAIRDERFLAFEAVLDRLSELDLSVLAVYDIDNVTPEALYDLADQFNVLGLRGWTLAGNETQRRALIKEAIALHRTAGTPYAVKRAMALVGYPNATITENPGLRFDGSWRFNGTRQFSGVSYGTFVVTLDSQQSLVSADLIKLIVALINEWKNARSSLVDLRIGNISLFSNLQLHDGLWGYNGAQTFDGERNI
- a CDS encoding baseplate J/gp47 family protein, with the translated sequence MAEPNFIERDPTTIEAQALATFEAALGKSLLPGQPERLLLNGLVYREALTRIGIQYAAEQNLVNYAVDNRLDQLGALLGVIRLPAAAARVTLRFSRAAAPASLLIPQGTRVGVSGSEMRFATVEAATIPANGTSVNVVAQAASTGTAGNGFTAGQISEMLDAIATVSAANITTSNGGTDIETDERLRTRIKLAPNQFSVAGSKGAYKYWALTASPTVVDVAVLGPEDRGGVGPVLVQVYPLTSTGLPSAEILQAVQSVLSGDTIRPLTDEVSVLAPTAVGYTITASITLYRTADATALTAQLNAAAQAFATAKRAKLGQDIIRSQIIAALSLAGVYQVTLSTPATDLVITPSQWANCTAVTITIAGSNDG
- a CDS encoding GPW/gp25 family protein produces the protein MFDVWGGLRRSGGQLMTTAALEAWWQGKLAEVDPTLATNGIDAVWWSFAVGRSGIVQDATDLDQAIKIILATPYGSDPHRPDFASNIWLYIDYPVPRATPHVVRESMLAVETWEPRVELESVSVNPYRPNQAALTINAQWTIGSVEGQTEVAIG
- a CDS encoding phage baseplate assembly protein V — translated: MSLHFGRISAIDSAKCTARVNVAELGMESYWLPVLQFRAGANQAYWMPSVGELVCCLLDEKGEGGAILGGCYSEADPPPASSANQLHILTGKVVIKGDVDLTGTLKISGSGNAINGKQMAVIGAADNAGHSIVSSGQ
- a CDS encoding site-specific integrase, encoding MNNLAIAPQTPGHLVPQQASSDDHLIELWLAGFDSPSTRKAYTSAINRLRKWLGAVGLRQVTASDLVDYRDSFKASWSDATRNQHLAAIKSLWSFGCDLCYLPFNVPHAVYKLKKPRPVTAERILTEKEMLKAIQLEPDPGAQIFLRILYGTGIRASEAISLRWCDFQRRGNRVFLQVQNGKGGQFREIGCPPKLYQELMARQSPTASGSELVFGVPYIHAYRWVKQALTRIGKPEASPHWARHCHAVVSHEHGADWHSIARQLGHKRASFTMDRYGHFTGKASSDYIDC
- a CDS encoding HU family DNA-binding protein encodes the protein MNKGELVDKVSEKASVTKKEADAIISAIIDSIVEAVADGQKVTLVGFGSFEPRSRAEREGRNPKTGDTMVIPASVVPAFSAGKLFKDRLKPEPEPVAAAPAKGKGKK